Proteins found in one Zea mays cultivar B73 chromosome 1, Zm-B73-REFERENCE-NAM-5.0, whole genome shotgun sequence genomic segment:
- the LOC100279630 gene encoding MADS-box transcription factor 50 isoform X1 yields MVRGKTQMKRIENPASRQVTFSKRRNGLLKKAFELSVLCDAEVALVVFSPRGKLYEFASGSAQKTIERYRTYTKDNVSNKTAHQDIEQVKADAEGLAKKLEALEAYKRKLLGERLEECSFEELHSLEVKLEKSLHCIRGRKTQLLEEQLHKLKEKEMNLRKSNEDLREKCKKQPPPPPPMLMAPPPPPAPAAIDHTGPKDVGMDVETELYIGLPGRDYRSNNKDMTAQ; encoded by the exons ATGGTGCGGGGCAAGACGCAGATGAAGCGGATAGAGAACCCGGCCAGTCGCCAGGTCACCTTCTCCaagcgccgcaacggcctgctcAAGAAGGCGTTCGAGCTCTCCGTCCTCTGCGACGCCGAGGTCGCGCTCGTCGTCTTCTCCCCGCGCGGCAAGCTCTACGAATTCGCCAGCGGAAG TGCCCAGAAAACAATTGAACGTTATAGAACGTACACAAAGGATAATGTCAGCAACAAGACAGCACATCAGGACATTGAG CAAGTAAAAGCTGATGCTGAGGGCCTGGCAAAGAAACTGGAAGCACTTGAAGCTTACAAAAG AAAACTTTTGGGTGAGAGGTTGGAAGAATGCTCCTTTGAAGAACTGCACAGTTTGGAAGTGAAACTCGAAAAGAGCCTTCATTGCATCAGGGGAAGAAAG ACTCAGCTGCTGGAGGAGCAACTCCATaagctgaaggagaag GAGATGAATCTGCGCAAGAGCAACGAAGATTTACGTGAAAAG TGCAAgaagcagccgccgccgccgccgcctatgCTGATGGCTCCTCCGCCGCCTCCAGCGCCGGCAGCCATCGATCACACGGGGCCGAAGGATGTCGGGATGGACGTGGAGACGGAGCTGTACATAGGATTGCCCGGCAGAGATTACCGCTCAAACAACAAAGACATGACTGCACAGTAG
- the LOC100279630 gene encoding MADS-box transcription factor 50 isoform X2 → MVRGKTQMKRIENPASRQVTFSKRRNGLLKKAFELSVLCDAEVALVVFSPRGKLYEFASGSAQKTIERYRTYTKDNVSNKTAHQDIEQVKADAEGLAKKLEALEAYKRKLLGERLEECSFEELHSLEVKLEKSLHCIRGRKCKKQPPPPPPMLMAPPPPPAPAAIDHTGPKDVGMDVETELYIGLPGRDYRSNNKDMTAQ, encoded by the exons ATGGTGCGGGGCAAGACGCAGATGAAGCGGATAGAGAACCCGGCCAGTCGCCAGGTCACCTTCTCCaagcgccgcaacggcctgctcAAGAAGGCGTTCGAGCTCTCCGTCCTCTGCGACGCCGAGGTCGCGCTCGTCGTCTTCTCCCCGCGCGGCAAGCTCTACGAATTCGCCAGCGGAAG TGCCCAGAAAACAATTGAACGTTATAGAACGTACACAAAGGATAATGTCAGCAACAAGACAGCACATCAGGACATTGAG CAAGTAAAAGCTGATGCTGAGGGCCTGGCAAAGAAACTGGAAGCACTTGAAGCTTACAAAAG AAAACTTTTGGGTGAGAGGTTGGAAGAATGCTCCTTTGAAGAACTGCACAGTTTGGAAGTGAAACTCGAAAAGAGCCTTCATTGCATCAGGGGAAGAAAG TGCAAgaagcagccgccgccgccgccgcctatgCTGATGGCTCCTCCGCCGCCTCCAGCGCCGGCAGCCATCGATCACACGGGGCCGAAGGATGTCGGGATGGACGTGGAGACGGAGCTGTACATAGGATTGCCCGGCAGAGATTACCGCTCAAACAACAAAGACATGACTGCACAGTAG
- the LOC100279630 gene encoding MADS-box transcription factor 50, with protein MVRGKTQMKRIENPASRQVTFSKRRNGLLKKAFELSVLCDAEVALVVFSPRGKLYEFASGSAQKTIERYRTYTKDNVSNKTAHQDIEQVKADAEGLAKKLEALEAYKRKLLGERLEECSFEELHSLEVKLEKSLHCIRGRKTQLLEEQLHKLKEKEMNLRKSNEDLREKVMGAKTFCRRCTAASGMPTTQENSARSSRRRRRLC; from the exons ATGGTGCGGGGCAAGACGCAGATGAAGCGGATAGAGAACCCGGCCAGTCGCCAGGTCACCTTCTCCaagcgccgcaacggcctgctcAAGAAGGCGTTCGAGCTCTCCGTCCTCTGCGACGCCGAGGTCGCGCTCGTCGTCTTCTCCCCGCGCGGCAAGCTCTACGAATTCGCCAGCGGAAG TGCCCAGAAAACAATTGAACGTTATAGAACGTACACAAAGGATAATGTCAGCAACAAGACAGCACATCAGGACATTGAG CAAGTAAAAGCTGATGCTGAGGGCCTGGCAAAGAAACTGGAAGCACTTGAAGCTTACAAAAG AAAACTTTTGGGTGAGAGGTTGGAAGAATGCTCCTTTGAAGAACTGCACAGTTTGGAAGTGAAACTCGAAAAGAGCCTTCATTGCATCAGGGGAAGAAAG ACTCAGCTGCTGGAGGAGCAACTCCATaagctgaaggagaag GAGATGAATCTGCGCAAGAGCAACGAAGATTTACGTGAAAAGGTAATGGGGGCGAAAACATTTTGCAGACGCTGCACTGCGGCAAGCGGCATGCCAACAACCCAAGAAAACAG TGCAAgaagcagccgccgccgccgccgcctatgCTGA
- the LOC100279630 gene encoding MADS-box transcription factor 50 isoform X3, which produces MVRGKTQMKRIENPASRQVTFSKRRNGLLKKAFELSVLCDAEVALVVFSPRGKLYEFASGSAQKTIERYRTYTKDNVSNKTAHQDIEQVKADAEGLAKKLEALEAYKRKLLGERLEECSFEELHSLEVKLEKSLHCIRGRKTQLLEEQLHKLKEKEMNLRKSNEDLREKVMGAKTFCRRCTAASGMPTTQENRL; this is translated from the exons ATGGTGCGGGGCAAGACGCAGATGAAGCGGATAGAGAACCCGGCCAGTCGCCAGGTCACCTTCTCCaagcgccgcaacggcctgctcAAGAAGGCGTTCGAGCTCTCCGTCCTCTGCGACGCCGAGGTCGCGCTCGTCGTCTTCTCCCCGCGCGGCAAGCTCTACGAATTCGCCAGCGGAAG TGCCCAGAAAACAATTGAACGTTATAGAACGTACACAAAGGATAATGTCAGCAACAAGACAGCACATCAGGACATTGAG CAAGTAAAAGCTGATGCTGAGGGCCTGGCAAAGAAACTGGAAGCACTTGAAGCTTACAAAAG AAAACTTTTGGGTGAGAGGTTGGAAGAATGCTCCTTTGAAGAACTGCACAGTTTGGAAGTGAAACTCGAAAAGAGCCTTCATTGCATCAGGGGAAGAAAG ACTCAGCTGCTGGAGGAGCAACTCCATaagctgaaggagaag GAGATGAATCTGCGCAAGAGCAACGAAGATTTACGTGAAAAGGTAATGGGGGCGAAAACATTTTGCAGACGCTGCACTGCGGCAAGCGGCATGCCAACAACCCAAGAAAACAGGCTTTGA
- the LOC103644389 gene encoding protein MAIN-LIKE 1-like gives MAQFHLLDPFYDESHRGRLLSEGQDLATLRSRTHNGFLDMVFDDRYTNYLRRAGLDVISYQLRRGLPTIDSAAITALVDRWRPETHSFHLPFGEMTVTLGDAQKILGLNVGGRAVTGQCDSDGWRARVEAFLGRELPAEGVERTAGVGITWLRQSFGVCPADADEATFQFYCRAWILHMFGCVLFPDATGDCASWMYIPCLTDWDTAGQYSWGSAVLSFLYRQLCEACRRTSSSSSIGGCVYLLQIWMWFRIPVGRPRVFQPRPWPWMIHGNDRLRPTYAYIWDQVAAPFARAKRAYMEYVNEFDTLSASSVTWQPYNAPEYAGMIFSVVCSSEDELYMMQCPLVCFWCVEWHLPHRVQRQFGRNQLWPVEDVPTSKELHKFDRRKQKKITDFRQHHLILVNDWESGAENVYSNDELHNNSDYRRYQAWYQGATRCKLRQQWTAEDYADIDSSDDEETEYDLTTRLGTQVEAAPILDRVGNTLRRSVEDIDRQLLTTGDSSMRSFLQRLSRRLRGAAARCGCRTTVAHDVHVPSCTDTATPSTGLGAGFDYDHDEIGPSQLEGAPSTQPLQPQDRRRHRSPQRYTPGTDALGKGKTRRR, from the exons ATGGCACAGTTCCACCTTCTCGACCCGTTCTACGACGAGAGCCACCGGGGGCGCCTTCTGTCGGAAGGCCAG GACCTAGCAACGCTTCGTTCTAGGACACACAATGGGTTCCTAGACATGGTGTTCGACGACAGGTACACTAATTACCTCAGACGAGCAGGTCTAGATGTAATATCTTACCAGTTACGACGCGGGTTGCCTACTATTGATTCGGCGGCCATTACTGCACTTGTGGACAG GTGGCGTCCTGAGACACATAGTTTTCATCTTCCTTTTGGTGAGATGACAGTCACATTAGGGGATGCACAGAAGATACTTGGACTCAATGTTGGTGGCAGAGCAGTGACAGGCCAATGTGACTCTGACGGATGGAGGGCTAGAGTTGAGGCCTTTCTTGGTAGGGAGCTTCCTGCTGAGGGCGTTGAACGGACTGCTGGAGTAGGCATCACATGGCTCCGTCAGTCTTTTGGTGTGTGCCCTGCTGATGCTGATGAGGCTACATTCCAGTtctattgtcgagcttggatctTGCACATGTTTGGTTGTGTCCTCTTCCCAGACGCCACAGGAGACTGCGCGTCCTGGATGTACATCCCATGTCTAACCGACTGGGATACAGCTGGACAGTACAGTTGGGGCTCCGCTGTGCTTTCTTTTTTGTACCGGCAGCTTTGTGAAGCTTGCCGTCGTACGTCCTCCTCTTCGTCTATAGGCGGTTGCGTCTACCTCCTGCAGATATGGATGTG GTTTCGCATACCAGTTGGTCGACCACGTGTTTTCCAGCCTAGACCCTGGCCATGGATGATTCATGGAAATGATCGTCTTCGACCGACGTATGCTTATATTTGGGACCAAGTGGCAGCTCCTTTTGCGAGAGCTAAGAGGGCATACATGGAGTATGTTAACGAGTTTGACACCCTTTCTGCCTCTAGC GTCACATGGCAGCCATACAACGCACCTGAGTATGCTGGGATGATCTTTAGTGTAGTATGCAGCAGTGAAGATGAACTCTATATGATGCAATGTCCTTTGGTCTGTTTCTGGTGTGTTGAGTGGCACCTACCTCACAGGGTTCAGAGACAGTTTGGTAGGAACCAGCTATGGCCGGTTGAAGATGTTCCTACTTCAAAGGAGCTACACAA ATTTGACCGGCGGAAGCAAAAGAAGATAACGGACTTTCGTCAACATCATCTGATATTAGTAAATGATTGGGAATCGGGTGCTGAGAATGTATATTCCAACGATGAGTTGCACAACAATAGTGATTACAGGCGGTACCAAGCTTGGTACCAGGGTGCGACTCGTTGTAAGCTTCGCCAGCAGTGGACAGCGGAAGACTACGCCGACATTGATTCTTCAGACGATGAAGAAACGGAGTATGACCTGACCACTAGACTGGGAACCCAAGTGGAGGCGGCACCCATATTAGATCGAGTG GGTAACACATTGCGACGGTCGGTAGAGGACATTGATCGCCAACTTTTGACTACGGGCGACAGCAGCATGCGCAGCTTCTTGCAG CGTTTATCTAGGCGCCTACGTGGAGCTGCTGCTCGCTGTGGCTGCAGGACTACTGTTGCACATGACGTCCATGTACCATCGTGTACCGACACAGCAACGCCCTCCACAGGTCTTGGTGCTGGCTTCGACTACGATCACGACGAGATAGGACCTTCACAGCTTGAGGGGGCTCCTTCGACACAGCCATTACAACCACAGGATCGTAGGCGACACCGCTCTCCACAAcgttacactccaggcaccgacgctttaggcaagggtaagactaggagacGTTGA
- the LOC109943584 gene encoding uncharacterized protein, protein MSRRGKYAKQRKGPLTGTAFDPLPLPSGVPVPMCFCGDPCKVDKSEDHDTYRQRYWMCANFAFEPTVVQRRMNLMTPPPLCDFEQWIDTEISEKDKKWLENLQKWDAEDKERIKKRREELAAEQQREDEEKMRRVAECREDKEKKLERARRAKEAMEENPDAFRKGKWPRCTQ, encoded by the exons ATGTCTAGGCGTGGTAAATATGCTAAACAAAG GAAGGGTCCTTTGACCGGAACTGCCTTCGACCCGCTGCCTTTGCCAAGTGGTGTTCCAGTGCCTATGTgtttttgtggtgatccttgtaaggTCGATAAGTCTGAAGATCATGACACCTATCGACAGAggtattggatgtgtgctaactttGCATTTGAGCCAACTGTTGTTCAACGTCGGATGAATTTAATG ACTCCTCCACCGCTATGTGATTTTGAGCAGTGGATTGACACCGAAATATCAGAGAAAGATAAGAAGTGGCTGGAGAATCTTCAAAAGTGGGATGCAGAGGACAAAGAGAGGATAAAAAAAAGACGAGAGGAGCTTGCTGCCGAGCAACAACGTGAAGACGAAGAGAAAATGAGGCGTGTTGCTGAATGCAGGGAAGATAAGGAGAAGAAGCTTGAGCGTGCACGTCGTGcaaaggaagcaatggaggagaaCCCTGATGCATTTCGCAAAGGCAAATGGCCCCGTTGTACTCAGTAG